A portion of the Thermosediminibacter oceani DSM 16646 genome contains these proteins:
- the trxB gene encoding thioredoxin-disulfide reductase, with product MYDLAIIGAGPAGLSAAIYGARARLSTVMIEKMYPGGQAAITDIIENYPGFPEGIGGAELTEAMKKQAERFGAQFLNGNVEKIEKVGEKFLIRLKTETLEAKTVILAMGAEARKLGVKGEKEFTGRGVSYCATCDGAFYTDRPVMVVGGGDTAIGEAIYLTHFATSVTVVHRRNELRATKILQERAFKNEKIKFIWDSVVDEIKGGDAVEEVVVRNVKTGEKTSVPVDGIFVAIGWDPNTAIVKDLVQLNERGYIVTDENMATNVPGLFAAGDIREKSLRQVVTAVADGAIAAVSAEKYLEEHQMR from the coding sequence ATGTACGATCTTGCCATTATCGGAGCCGGGCCGGCGGGGCTTTCGGCAGCGATTTACGGCGCCCGCGCCAGGCTTTCCACGGTGATGATCGAAAAAATGTATCCCGGCGGGCAGGCTGCAATTACCGACATTATCGAGAACTACCCCGGCTTTCCCGAGGGCATAGGCGGGGCGGAACTAACCGAAGCCATGAAAAAACAGGCCGAGCGTTTTGGAGCACAGTTTTTGAACGGAAACGTGGAGAAGATCGAAAAAGTAGGAGAAAAATTCCTAATCCGGCTAAAAACCGAGACTTTGGAGGCTAAGACCGTCATCCTCGCCATGGGTGCCGAAGCAAGGAAGCTCGGGGTTAAAGGCGAGAAGGAGTTCACCGGCAGGGGAGTCTCCTACTGCGCCACCTGCGACGGCGCTTTCTATACTGATAGGCCCGTAATGGTGGTGGGCGGTGGCGATACCGCCATAGGGGAGGCCATCTACCTCACTCACTTTGCCACCAGCGTCACGGTGGTGCACCGCAGGAACGAACTTCGGGCCACCAAAATACTCCAGGAAAGGGCCTTCAAAAACGAGAAGATTAAGTTCATATGGGACTCCGTGGTCGACGAGATAAAGGGCGGCGACGCCGTAGAGGAAGTTGTCGTTAGAAACGTAAAAACGGGAGAGAAAACCTCGGTCCCCGTCGACGGCATCTTCGTAGCAATCGGGTGGGATCCCAACACCGCCATAGTGAAGGACCTGGTACAGCTGAACGAACGGGGTTACATAGTAACCGATGAAAACATGGCAACAAACGTACCGGGACTTTTTGCCGCAGGGGATATAAGGGAAAAATCCCTGCGCCAGGTTGTAACAGCCGTTGCCGACGGAGCCATTGCGGCAGTTTCAGCCGAAAAGTATCTGGAAGAGCACCAGATGAGATAA
- the rplM gene encoding 50S ribosomal protein L13 translates to MSTFMAKKEEIKREWYVIDATDKPLGRLAAQVAKILKGKHKPIYTPHVDTGDHVIIVNADKVVLTGKKLDKKIYYRHSLYPGGLKAETYRHFLQRAPEKAIYKAVWGMLPHNSLGRRMIKKLKIYRGPEHPHQAQQPKELPYEG, encoded by the coding sequence ATGAGCACGTTTATGGCGAAAAAAGAGGAAATTAAGCGCGAATGGTACGTCATAGATGCAACCGATAAACCCTTAGGGAGACTTGCAGCTCAGGTAGCCAAAATATTAAAGGGAAAGCACAAGCCCATTTACACTCCCCATGTGGACACCGGCGACCACGTGATTATCGTCAATGCCGATAAAGTCGTACTTACCGGCAAGAAGCTGGATAAGAAGATTTATTACCGTCATTCCCTTTATCCGGGCGGTCTGAAGGCGGAAACCTACCGTCACTTCCTGCAGAGAGCTCCTGAAAAGGCCATATATAAAGCCGTATGGGGTATGCTTCCCCACAATTCCCTGGGCCGCAGGATGATCAAAAAGCTGAAGATCTACAGGGGGCCGGAACATCCCCATCAGGCCCAGCAGCCTAAGGAATTACCTTACGAGGGATAA
- the truA gene encoding tRNA pseudouridine(38-40) synthase TruA, whose product MNVKILLEYDGTNYHGWQKQNNALSVQEVLEKAIYALTGERVSIIGAGRTDAGVHARGQVANFRTNTRIPVERLPYAINSKLPEDIAVKGAEAVPDDFHARYSAKAKVYTYSIYNAPFPSPLLRRYSYFFPLPLDVEAMRRAAKAFIGVHDFAAFRASGSSVKTSVRNITRLDVKKCGKLLTIEVEADGFLYNMVRIIAGTLLEVGTGKKDPEEIPSIIESRDRERAGVTLPAHGLCLEKVIY is encoded by the coding sequence TTGAACGTAAAGATCCTGCTGGAGTACGACGGCACCAATTACCACGGGTGGCAGAAGCAGAACAACGCCCTTTCCGTCCAGGAAGTGCTGGAGAAGGCAATATATGCCCTGACGGGAGAAAGGGTAAGCATAATCGGAGCCGGCAGGACCGATGCGGGCGTTCACGCTAGGGGACAGGTGGCCAATTTCCGAACGAATACCCGCATACCGGTCGAGAGGCTGCCGTACGCCATAAACAGTAAACTGCCCGAAGACATAGCAGTCAAAGGTGCCGAAGCGGTTCCCGACGACTTTCACGCGCGCTACAGCGCCAAGGCCAAGGTGTACACCTATAGCATATACAATGCCCCTTTTCCGTCGCCTCTCCTGCGGAGGTACAGCTATTTCTTCCCGCTGCCGCTGGACGTGGAGGCGATGAGAAGAGCGGCAAAAGCCTTTATAGGCGTCCACGATTTTGCAGCTTTCAGGGCGTCCGGAAGCTCGGTAAAGACGTCGGTTAGAAATATTACGAGGCTGGATGTGAAAAAGTGCGGGAAGCTTTTAACCATAGAGGTGGAAGCCGACGGGTTTTTATACAATATGGTGAGGATTATCGCAGGCACCCTGCTGGAGGTAGGGACGGGTAAAAAGGATCCGGAAGAGATACCGTCGATTATAGAGTCCCGGGACCGGGAAAGAGCCGGGGTGACTCTGCCGGCTCACGGACTCTGCCTGGAAAAAGTTATATACTGA
- the rpsI gene encoding 30S ribosomal protein S9, with product MKEAVLATGRRKTSVARVWLTPGTGRILINKRPFEEYFPLETLRNDVTRPLVVTNTLGKFDIIANVRGGGVTGQAGAVRHGIARALLQIDETFKPMLRKEGLLTRDPRMVERKKYGLKKARRAPQFSKR from the coding sequence ATGAAAGAAGCTGTTCTCGCCACTGGAAGGAGAAAGACCTCTGTCGCCAGGGTGTGGCTTACGCCTGGAACGGGAAGAATCCTTATCAATAAAAGGCCCTTTGAAGAGTACTTCCCGCTGGAAACGCTGAGGAACGACGTAACCAGACCTCTCGTTGTGACAAACACCCTGGGCAAGTTTGACATTATAGCAAATGTAAGGGGCGGCGGAGTTACAGGCCAGGCCGGAGCCGTAAGGCACGGCATAGCCAGAGCCTTGCTGCAGATCGACGAGACCTTCAAGCCCATGCTCAGAAAGGAAGGTCTGCTCACCCGCGACCCGCGTATGGTCGAGAGGAAAAAGTACGGTCTCAAGAAAGCCCGCCGTGCACCGCAGTTCTCGAAGAGGTAA